Proteins encoded in a region of the Zea mays cultivar B73 chromosome 4, Zm-B73-REFERENCE-NAM-5.0, whole genome shotgun sequence genome:
- the LOC103654012 gene encoding aspartyl protease family protein At5g10770: MGSPVVRHALLLSLLCAGALGFLLCCHGAAVAPAYVTVSAASFAPSSTCSASDPVAPQQNDTFTVLRLTHRHGPCAPLRASSLAAPSVADTLRADQRRAEHILRRVSGRGAPQLWDYKAAAATVPANWGYDIGTSNYVVTASLGTPGMAQTLEVDTGSDLSWVQCKPCAAPSCYRQKDPLFDPAQSSSYAAVPCGRSACAGLGIYASACSAAQCGYVVSYGDGSNTTGVYSSDTLTLAANATVQGFLFGCGHAQSGGLFTGIDGLLGFGREQPSLVQQTAGAYGGVFSYCLPTKSSTTGYLTLGGPSGVAPGFSTTQLLPSPNAPTYYVVMLTGISVGGQPLSVPASAFAAGTVVDTGTVITRLPPAAYAALRSAFRSGMASYPSAPPIGILDTCYSFAGYGTVNLTSVALTFSSGATMTLGADGIMSFGCLAFASSGSDGSMAILGNVQQRSFEVRIDGSSVGFRPSSC, encoded by the exons ATGGGCTCCCCCGTGGTGCGGCACGCGCTCCTCTTGTCACTCCTCTGCGCCGGAGCACTCGGTTTCTTGCTCTGCTGCCATGGCGCCGCGGTAGCGCCGGCCTACGTCACCGTCTCCGCCGCCAGCTTCGCGCCGTCCTCAACGTGCAGCGCCTCCGACCCAG TTGCGCCGCAGCAGAACGACACGTTCACCGTGCTGCGGCTGACGCACCGGCACGGGCCGTGCGCCCCCTTGCGGGCGTCCTCCCTGGCGGCCCCGTCGGTCGCTGACACGCTGCGCGCGGACCAGCGCCGGGCGGAGCACATACTGAGGAGGGTGTCGGGGCGCGGCGCGCCTCAGCTGTGGGACTAtaaggcggcggcggcgacggtgcCGGCGAACTGGGGGTACGACATCGGCACGTCCAACTACGTGGTGACGGCGAGCCTCGGCACGCCGGGCATGGCGCAGACGCTGGAGGTGGACACCGGCAGCGACCTGTCGTGGGTGCAGTGCAAGCCGTGCGCGGCCCCGTCGTGCTACAGGCAGAAGGACCCGCTCTTCGACCCCGCCCAGTCGTCGTCCTACGCCGCCGTGCCGTGCGGTAGGTCCGCGTGCGCGGGGCTGGGCATCTACGCGTCCGCCTGCTCGGCGGCGCAGTGCGGCTACGTGGTCAGCTACGGCGACGGGTCGAACACCACGGGCGTGTACAGCTCCGACACGCTGACTCTGGCGGCGAACGCCACGGTGCAGGGCTTCTTGTTCGGCTGCGGGCACGCGCAGAGCGGCGGGCTGTTCACCGGCATCGACGGGCTTCTCGGATTCGGCCGCGAGCAGCCGTCGCTCGTGCAGCAGACGGCGGGCGCGTACGGCGGGGTCTTCTCCTACTGCCTCCCGACGAAGTCGTCCACCACGGGGTACCTGACGCTGGGCGGGCCGTCCGGCGTAGCGCCGGGCTTCTCCACGACGCAGCTGCTGCCGTCGCCGAACGCGCCGACATACTACGTTGTGATGCTGACGGGCATCAGCGTCGGCGGGCAGCCGCTGAGCGTGCCCGCGTCGGCGTTCGCCGCCGGGACGGTGGTGGACACCGGCACGGTCATCACCCGCCTGCCCCCGGCCGCGTACGCGGCGCTGCGGTCCGCGTTCCGCAGCGGCATGGCCTCGTACCCGTCCGCGCCGCCGATCGGGATCCTGGACACGTGCTACAGCTTCGCTGGGTACGGCACCGTGAACCTCACGAGTGTGGCGCTCACGTTCAGCAGCGGCGCGACCATGACGCTGGGCGCCGACGGGATCATGTCGTTCGGCTGCCTCGCGTTCGCGTCCAGCGGCAGTGACGGTAGCATGGCCATCCTCGGCAACGTTCAGCAGCGTTCGTTCGAGGTGCGAATCGACGGCTCCTCCGTCGGGTTCAGACCCAGCTCTTGCTGA